A region of Domibacillus sp. DTU_2020_1001157_1_SI_ALB_TIR_016 DNA encodes the following proteins:
- a CDS encoding sensor domain-containing diguanylate cyclase, protein MKQLFTNHKVSLATLFTGLVSISVILMVLIIMISSYQSEKETLTETYLSANYSKSSKISQSVDSLFGSMRLSLEGTAAFLQEKDVLSDEEIQKQLELLQSSSRYFNSLSWIDETGCVRSIAPSKIGLRGQVITTGETKKVLDAKKPALTEPYIGPSGRLIVLMSQPLYDKKGQYKGMIGGSIYLHEENVLNEILGNGAVDENGSYYYVVGPDGTVLFHPLQQRIGLDHTSNPVVHKVMQGQSGTERITNLAGVPMLAAYNVVPDIGWGVIQQTPVSYVQDVLLNHMKELAVRVLPPFLLLLTLAIMIARKLAAPFIYLAGLMNQLASGKPAEVPKEQSHWNREADFLTKSVMIAVKAVQENNQQLTRAARTDPLTGIPNRRELNEVMESWAAQRRPFSLVVIDVDYFKQINDTYGHHIGDETLKKLVATIRSVVRKTDLYFRYGGEEFVILFPHTTALEVYSIAEKIRIAVENQIKIKERSVTISLGISEFPRQTSSLPELFQFADSALYQSKAEGRNRTTISY, encoded by the coding sequence ATGAAGCAATTGTTTACTAATCATAAGGTAAGTTTGGCCACCTTGTTCACTGGTCTTGTAAGCATCTCTGTTATATTAATGGTTCTTATCATAATGATTTCATCTTATCAATCGGAGAAGGAAACACTCACAGAAACCTATCTTTCTGCTAACTATTCTAAATCAAGCAAAATCAGCCAGTCTGTTGATTCATTGTTTGGCTCGATGCGATTAAGTCTTGAAGGAACGGCTGCATTTCTGCAAGAGAAAGATGTTTTAAGCGATGAGGAAATTCAAAAGCAGCTGGAACTTTTACAAAGCAGCAGCCGCTACTTTAACTCTCTTTCATGGATCGATGAAACAGGATGTGTGCGCAGTATTGCTCCTTCAAAAATTGGACTTAGAGGACAAGTCATTACGACAGGGGAGACTAAAAAAGTTCTTGATGCCAAGAAGCCGGCTCTAACAGAACCTTATATTGGCCCTTCAGGACGTCTAATAGTCTTAATGAGTCAGCCGCTGTATGATAAAAAGGGGCAATACAAAGGGATGATTGGCGGCAGTATCTACCTTCATGAAGAAAATGTTTTAAATGAAATACTGGGTAATGGAGCCGTAGATGAAAACGGTTCCTATTACTATGTGGTAGGCCCCGATGGTACGGTTTTATTTCATCCTTTACAACAGCGGATCGGACTGGACCACACATCAAACCCAGTTGTACACAAGGTAATGCAGGGACAAAGCGGGACTGAAAGAATTACAAATTTAGCAGGCGTGCCTATGCTTGCCGCTTATAATGTAGTACCTGACATCGGATGGGGCGTTATTCAGCAGACGCCTGTTTCATATGTGCAGGATGTTTTGCTTAACCACATGAAAGAATTAGCCGTGAGAGTGCTGCCTCCGTTTCTCCTCCTGCTGACATTAGCGATTATGATTGCCAGAAAGCTTGCGGCTCCTTTTATTTATTTAGCTGGTCTAATGAATCAGCTTGCATCAGGCAAGCCGGCAGAGGTTCCCAAGGAACAATCTCATTGGAACCGTGAAGCAGACTTTCTGACTAAGAGTGTGATGATTGCGGTCAAAGCAGTACAAGAAAATAATCAGCAGCTGACTCGAGCGGCTAGGACGGACCCATTGACTGGTATTCCGAATCGCAGAGAGTTAAATGAGGTGATGGAAAGCTGGGCGGCGCAAAGGCGGCCATTTTCTCTTGTCGTCATAGATGTTGATTACTTCAAACAAATAAATGACACGTATGGGCATCATATAGGAGATGAAACATTAAAAAAGCTGGTGGCTACCATTCGTTCTGTTGTCCGGAAAACCGACCTTTATTTTCGGTATGGTGGAGAAGAGTTCGTTATTTTATTTCCGCATACCACTGCGTTAGAAGTCTATAGTATCGCGGAAAAAATAAGAATTGCTGTAGAAAACCAGATAAAAATAAAGGAAAGGTCTGTCACCATCTCTCTTGGCATCTCTGAGTTTCCACGGCAGACAAGTTCACTGCCAGAACTTTTTCAATTTGCTGATAGCGCTTTGTATCAATCGAAAGCTGAAGGAAGAAACCGAACGACGATTTCATATTAA
- a CDS encoding formate/nitrite transporter family protein gives MGYQPPKKIAQIAAETGKTKAELPLQSMLPLGFLGGAFISIGYLLSIRVTGDLPAEWGSFASFLGAAVFPLGLVLIIVAGGELLTGNMVAVTIACLHKKITARQLFANWFWITISNFVGALFVAYVFGHLVGLTETGPFLDKTIHTAEAKIETEFWQSFFSAIGCNWLVGLAVWQSYGAEDISGKILAVWFPIMGFVAIGFQHVVANMFIIPAAIFAGHADWGDFIQNFVPVFLGNAAGGALFVALIYWLAYLKADPTTLSDKKETYKA, from the coding sequence ATGGGATATCAGCCCCCGAAAAAAATTGCACAGATCGCCGCTGAAACAGGCAAAACAAAAGCAGAGCTTCCGCTCCAAAGCATGCTCCCGTTAGGTTTTTTAGGCGGAGCCTTTATTTCAATCGGCTACCTTCTTTCCATTCGGGTCACTGGTGATTTGCCGGCAGAGTGGGGATCATTTGCGTCATTTCTAGGCGCAGCCGTTTTTCCGCTTGGCCTCGTGTTAATCATTGTCGCGGGAGGTGAACTGTTAACCGGTAATATGGTGGCAGTCACGATTGCGTGTTTGCATAAAAAGATCACTGCCCGTCAGCTGTTTGCCAATTGGTTTTGGATTACAATCAGTAACTTTGTCGGTGCGCTGTTTGTCGCCTACGTGTTTGGCCATCTGGTTGGACTAACCGAAACGGGCCCTTTTTTAGACAAAACAATTCATACGGCTGAGGCGAAAATAGAAACAGAATTTTGGCAAAGCTTTTTTTCTGCGATTGGCTGTAACTGGCTCGTAGGACTGGCGGTTTGGCAGTCGTATGGCGCAGAAGATATAAGCGGGAAAATACTGGCCGTCTGGTTTCCAATTATGGGGTTTGTAGCGATTGGTTTTCAGCACGTCGTAGCCAATATGTTCATTATTCCAGCCGCCATTTTTGCCGGTCACGCTGACTGGGGAGACTTCATACAAAACTTCGTTCCTGTCTTTCTTGGAAATGCGGCTGGCGGCGCCCTGTTTGTGGCCCTGATTTACTGGCTTGCTTATTTAAAAGCTGATCCAACAACGCTCTCTGATAAAAAAGAGACCTATAAAGCATGA
- a CDS encoding DMT family transporter, whose protein sequence is MQAILMFAISMAIFGSIGLFSEKTALPSIELVFVRCLCATVLLGAILIFQLVKNTESPTSKVPRREYGLALLCGVFLVTNWVFFFRSIEVMPITVAVSIYHLAPVIVLVIGSFLFKEKVTILGVVFFFVCFFGTLLVGGIHQHTSFTAFLSTGVMWAFLAALFYALTSLTGKGIQALNPLSTTVIQTSLGILLLAPFVDWVNFTALTLENWIYILITGFIHTGFVFYLFFRSLRQLSAQTIALLVFIDPIVAILLDVSVLHYRPDLYQILGIILVFVGISYSPKKEKRMKKQAA, encoded by the coding sequence ATGCAGGCTATACTTATGTTTGCCATCTCAATGGCAATCTTCGGTTCAATCGGCCTTTTTTCGGAGAAAACGGCCCTTCCATCGATTGAACTGGTTTTTGTGCGCTGCCTTTGCGCCACTGTATTATTAGGAGCAATTTTAATCTTCCAGCTCGTAAAAAACACTGAATCCCCCACTTCTAAAGTACCGCGCCGGGAGTACGGGCTTGCCCTGCTGTGCGGGGTTTTTCTAGTTACCAACTGGGTGTTCTTCTTTCGTTCTATTGAAGTCATGCCGATTACAGTAGCGGTGTCTATTTATCATCTTGCTCCCGTGATTGTACTTGTGATCGGTTCTTTTCTTTTTAAAGAAAAAGTGACCATTTTAGGAGTAGTGTTTTTCTTTGTGTGCTTTTTCGGCACTCTGCTTGTCGGAGGAATTCACCAGCATACAAGCTTCACTGCGTTTTTATCAACTGGTGTAATGTGGGCTTTCCTGGCTGCTCTTTTCTACGCGCTGACCTCTTTGACTGGAAAGGGAATTCAAGCCCTTAATCCGTTGTCCACTACCGTTATTCAAACGAGTCTTGGCATTTTATTGCTCGCTCCATTCGTCGATTGGGTGAACTTTACCGCGCTTACGTTAGAAAATTGGATCTATATTCTGATTACCGGATTTATCCATACAGGCTTCGTCTTTTATTTGTTTTTCCGCAGCCTGCGCCAATTATCGGCTCAAACGATCGCACTGCTTGTTTTTATTGACCCTATTGTGGCGATTTTGCTGGATGTATCGGTTCTCCATTACCGGCCAGATCTTTATCAAATTCTCGGCATCATCCTCGTTTTCGTCGGTATCAGCTACTCTCCTAAAAAAGAAAAACGAATGAAAAAACAAGCTGCGTGA
- a CDS encoding DMT family transporter gives MILLFYVWMCLIFGTTFLAIKLGVDAGASPFFSAGLRFFGAGALLFLLIRIKERVPLALLLSRDLFLIGTGLTFGTFATLYWAEQFVSSGTAAVLSATAPMMILGMQTFGLKQKMQPSAIVGCAVGIIGVFLLILPNLSLSMNAHWLSGCFAIILGQVFYAGGTLYARRSKETAVSPIALNAVQMMHGGLLLFVLSFFTENGQLSSLSQPVFLLSLLYLTVVGSMIGHTLYYYLVTKTNPVFPSTWLYISPLIAVMAGFLFYGEELSRMTLIGSITIIAGTILVNAEALKSLARKRILARKPY, from the coding sequence ATGATTCTTTTGTTCTATGTATGGATGTGCCTGATTTTCGGGACTACTTTTTTAGCGATTAAACTGGGCGTAGATGCTGGTGCGTCCCCATTTTTCTCAGCTGGGCTCCGCTTTTTTGGGGCTGGTGCGCTTTTGTTTCTCCTTATACGCATCAAAGAAAGGGTTCCCCTTGCCCTGCTGCTCAGCCGGGATCTTTTTCTGATTGGAACCGGCCTTACATTTGGCACGTTTGCTACGCTGTATTGGGCGGAACAGTTCGTGTCCTCGGGCACGGCGGCCGTTTTGTCTGCCACTGCGCCTATGATGATTTTAGGAATGCAGACATTCGGTCTGAAACAAAAAATGCAGCCGTCTGCGATTGTGGGCTGCGCGGTAGGAATTATAGGTGTGTTTCTGCTGATTCTGCCTAACCTTTCTTTATCCATGAATGCTCACTGGCTATCCGGCTGTTTCGCTATTATACTCGGCCAGGTGTTTTACGCCGGCGGAACTCTTTACGCAAGGCGCTCCAAAGAAACGGCGGTGTCGCCAATCGCTTTGAACGCCGTCCAAATGATGCATGGCGGGCTGCTGTTGTTTGTGCTGTCATTCTTTACAGAAAACGGGCAGCTGTCTTCTTTAAGCCAGCCTGTTTTTCTGCTCTCACTGCTCTATCTTACCGTTGTCGGCTCTATGATCGGCCACACCCTGTATTATTATTTAGTCACAAAAACCAATCCGGTATTCCCGTCTACCTGGCTTTATATTTCGCCATTGATTGCTGTTATGGCAGGCTTTTTGTTTTACGGCGAGGAGCTTTCCCGGATGACGTTAATTGGGTCCATCACAATCATTGCCGGTACGATACTAGTGAATGCAGAAGCACTAAAGTCACTGGCGAGAAAAAGAATTTTGGCTCGAAAGCCATATTAA
- a CDS encoding GrpB family protein — MKDISKVDTFNEAMAEAGYESKGKNGITGRRFFRKGDSLRTYHIHVYQL; from the coding sequence GTGAAAGATATAAGCAAAGTGGATACCTTCAATGAAGCGATGGCTGAAGCAGGATATGAATCGAAGGGGAAAAATGGAATTACAGGACGCCGTTTTTTTCGGAAAGGAGACAGCTTGCGGACGTATCATATTCACGTGTATCAGTTATGA
- a CDS encoding helix-turn-helix domain-containing protein encodes MSVFNLLKKEGMKMDKGVLLQRVQAMIVSSTKKPKQMILSTVKMADLLGVSPEEISQGLNELVKEGRLKQSKLKEAPHHEVYFLP; translated from the coding sequence ATGAGTGTTTTCAATTTATTAAAGAAAGAAGGAATGAAAATGGATAAAGGAGTTTTATTGCAGCGTGTGCAGGCGATGATTGTTTCTTCCACGAAAAAGCCAAAGCAGATGATTCTTTCTACAGTCAAAATGGCAGATTTATTAGGTGTTTCGCCGGAAGAAATCAGTCAGGGACTAAATGAGCTTGTAAAGGAAGGGCGTTTAAAGCAGTCGAAACTCAAAGAGGCGCCTCATCATGAGGTTTATTTCCTGCCTTAA
- a CDS encoding PLP-dependent aminotransferase family protein yields the protein MSKVKRKNENGFLFEQVYDFILQRIERGEWKEHEKLPSIRQLSIEMNVHRLTVFKAFQLLKEQNKVYVVDKKGYYVKTGSFRQEEAAMPIVTAYRKENQLAALHAASVEYQFSQALIDPSLLPNHYLSHYVKRVFDLYPKVLATYATVEGDHELRESLAHYFMSIHKTYVTPENVLITTGSQQAIHLIAQAFVKPRDTVLFERPTYSAAIDTFKNHGANIIAVDITENGYDLDRIEYCMKTYKPRLFYINPTFHNPTGYVVPVFQRKRLVELAEQYHCLLVEDDAYPDIYFEKQAAPPVYTFDTTGSVIYVRSFCKYVSPGLRVAAMLCPPALRQSLITVKSLADNGSPLLNQKIFLHFFHSERMRQHFSKLRIALQIRKEIMEEELSETNWKWESPKGGLNLWIELPDHIDGSCLLKRAIEQSVSFVPGVYFDPYGQDCSRIRLTYSYMNETKIREGIRQLVHISRSLNEKP from the coding sequence GTGAGTAAAGTCAAAAGAAAAAACGAGAACGGCTTTCTTTTTGAGCAGGTATATGATTTTATCCTGCAGCGGATCGAAAGAGGAGAATGGAAGGAACATGAGAAGCTTCCGTCCATCCGCCAGTTGTCTATAGAAATGAATGTCCACCGGCTCACGGTTTTTAAAGCGTTTCAGCTGCTAAAAGAACAAAACAAGGTGTATGTAGTCGACAAAAAAGGCTACTACGTAAAGACCGGAAGCTTCAGACAGGAAGAAGCAGCTATGCCGATTGTGACGGCGTATCGAAAAGAAAACCAGCTTGCTGCTCTTCATGCTGCTTCTGTTGAATACCAATTTTCGCAGGCGCTTATCGATCCTAGTTTGCTGCCAAACCATTACTTATCTCATTACGTAAAAAGAGTATTTGACCTGTATCCGAAGGTGCTGGCTACCTATGCTACTGTAGAAGGAGACCACGAATTGCGTGAATCACTGGCCCATTACTTTATGAGCATACATAAAACATACGTTACACCCGAAAATGTTCTCATTACAACCGGTTCTCAGCAGGCGATTCATTTGATTGCCCAGGCTTTTGTGAAACCAAGAGATACCGTGCTGTTTGAGCGGCCCACCTATAGTGCTGCCATTGACACGTTTAAAAATCATGGAGCCAATATTATAGCTGTCGATATAACAGAAAACGGATATGACCTCGATCGGATCGAGTACTGTATGAAAACCTATAAGCCAAGACTTTTTTATATAAATCCGACATTTCATAATCCGACCGGCTATGTAGTGCCAGTTTTTCAGCGGAAAAGACTGGTAGAGCTTGCTGAACAATATCATTGCCTGCTTGTGGAAGATGATGCTTATCCGGATATCTACTTTGAAAAGCAGGCAGCACCGCCTGTTTACACATTTGATACGACAGGATCTGTTATTTATGTTCGAAGCTTCTGTAAATATGTATCACCCGGTCTCCGGGTTGCGGCGATGCTATGTCCGCCTGCCTTAAGACAGTCATTGATCACTGTAAAATCACTGGCAGACAACGGATCCCCGCTGCTGAATCAAAAGATCTTCCTGCACTTTTTTCACTCTGAACGAATGCGGCAGCATTTCAGCAAGCTGAGAATTGCTCTGCAAATCCGGAAAGAAATTATGGAAGAAGAACTATCCGAGACTAACTGGAAGTGGGAAAGCCCTAAAGGAGGGCTGAATCTGTGGATAGAGCTCCCTGACCATATAGACGGCAGCTGTTTGTTGAAAAGGGCCATCGAGCAGTCGGTTTCTTTTGTGCCAGGCGTTTATTTTGACCCGTATGGCCAGGACTGCTCAAGAATTCGGCTAACTTATTCCTATATGAATGAAACAAAAATCAGAGAAGGGATTAGGCAGCTTGTCCATATAAGCCGATCCCTGAATGAGAAACCCTGA
- a CDS encoding DUF3951 domain-containing protein: protein MNVAFYAPIIFTLLIVALVITVVFKMIWKKELPSHTYTPFDYIAGQTIEEFHDEKEERSREDEPQGNG from the coding sequence ATGAATGTGGCTTTTTATGCACCGATCATTTTCACGCTTTTGATTGTTGCTTTAGTGATAACAGTCGTTTTTAAAATGATTTGGAAAAAAGAACTCCCGAGCCATACATATACTCCCTTTGATTATATTGCCGGACAGACGATAGAAGAGTTTCATGATGAAAAAGAAGAGCGTTCAAGGGAAGATGAACCACAAGGAAATGGATAA
- the fdhF gene encoding formate dehydrogenase subunit alpha yields the protein MNKPDFSIEINGKSYRAKPGQTVLEVVREENVFVPSICYTPALGSIQTCDTCYVSVNGALVRSCVMKAEPGMVVDTESILVQEAQYEGMSRILKNHELYCTVCDNNNGNCTVHNTVEHMGLSHQKYPFKAKPYPPDNSHPFYRYEPDQCILCGRCVEACQDLQVNETLTIDWSREVPRVIWDNDVPIDQSSCVSCGHCVNVCPCNALMEKSMLGEAGYLTAIPPKILGPMIDMTKEVEPGYKEIFAISEVEAAMRKSRIKRTKTVCTYCGVGCSFEVWTKDRDILKIEPLEEAPVNGISTCVKGKWGWDFVNSEERLTKPLIRQGDEFVEATWEEALDLIQEKLGYVKEQYGPDSIGYIASSKCSNEENYLFQKFARSVMGTNNVDNCSRYCQSPATAGLLRTVGRGGDAGTIHDISSAELIIVIGANPAESHPVLATRIKRAHKLHGQKLLVADIREHELAQRADLLVHPKPSTDIIWISAVTKYILDMGWEAKEFLQNRVNGLDEYVKSLDKFTLAYAEEQTGLSQETMIQIATMIHEAKSVCALWAMGITQHKGATDASTAISNLLLITGNYGRTGTGAYPLRGHNNVQGACDFGTMPAWFPGYEPVQDASVRERYEKAWGTALPTEPGHDNHHMVEAMQDDRLKALYLFGEEMALVDANANFVQNAFEKLEFFVVQDIFFSKTAQFADVILPAAPSLEKDGTFVNTERRIQRFYKVMEPLGDSKPDWEIFQLVANRFGANWNYKHPSEIMDEAASLAPIFAGVNYERLEGFKSLVWPVAADGTDTPLLYTENFAFPDGKARLVPVDWTPPFRAGADFDLHLNNGRILEHFHEGNMTHRSKGLNHKVPDVWLEVSPELAKERSLEDGTLVGLTSPYGYVEVRVMVTDRVKGNELYLPMNTREDNEAVNYLTSSYHDYITHTPAYKEMGVKMQVLEQKGEPPLPKHNHRYGNRVPQISVKVEEKWNRTDFTPINEMIIKGDEHGTGYPENQQKSS from the coding sequence ATGAATAAACCGGATTTTTCGATCGAAATCAATGGCAAATCGTATAGGGCAAAGCCTGGGCAAACCGTCCTCGAGGTTGTGAGAGAGGAAAACGTGTTTGTGCCAAGTATTTGCTATACGCCTGCGCTCGGCAGTATTCAGACGTGCGATACATGCTACGTAAGTGTAAATGGCGCTTTGGTTCGATCTTGTGTAATGAAAGCTGAGCCTGGCATGGTGGTTGATACAGAATCGATTCTTGTACAGGAAGCGCAGTACGAGGGCATGTCGAGAATTTTAAAAAACCATGAGCTGTACTGCACGGTATGTGACAACAACAATGGAAACTGCACCGTACATAATACGGTTGAGCATATGGGGCTTTCCCATCAAAAGTATCCATTCAAGGCAAAACCGTACCCGCCGGACAATTCCCATCCTTTCTACCGCTATGAACCGGATCAGTGCATTCTTTGCGGCCGGTGTGTAGAGGCCTGTCAGGATTTGCAGGTAAATGAAACGCTGACGATTGACTGGAGCCGTGAAGTACCGCGGGTCATTTGGGACAATGATGTACCTATTGACCAGTCATCTTGCGTATCATGCGGACACTGTGTAAATGTGTGCCCTTGTAACGCTTTGATGGAAAAATCGATGCTTGGAGAAGCCGGCTACTTAACGGCCATCCCGCCTAAAATTCTTGGACCGATGATTGACATGACGAAGGAAGTAGAACCGGGCTATAAAGAGATTTTCGCCATATCCGAAGTGGAAGCAGCAATGAGAAAATCACGCATTAAGAGAACCAAAACCGTCTGTACGTATTGCGGAGTCGGATGCAGTTTTGAAGTTTGGACAAAAGACCGGGATATTTTAAAAATCGAGCCGCTTGAAGAAGCGCCTGTTAATGGAATCTCTACCTGTGTAAAAGGCAAGTGGGGATGGGATTTTGTAAACAGCGAGGAGAGATTGACAAAGCCGTTAATTCGTCAAGGAGATGAATTTGTTGAAGCTACATGGGAAGAAGCGCTTGACTTAATTCAGGAAAAGCTTGGCTATGTAAAAGAGCAGTATGGGCCTGATTCCATTGGATATATTGCCTCATCCAAATGCTCCAACGAAGAAAATTATTTGTTTCAAAAGTTTGCCCGCAGTGTAATGGGAACTAATAATGTCGATAACTGCTCGCGTTACTGCCAGTCTCCTGCCACAGCCGGGCTGCTTCGGACAGTCGGGCGCGGGGGAGATGCAGGGACGATTCATGATATTTCTTCAGCAGAGTTGATCATAGTCATTGGCGCGAATCCTGCTGAATCCCACCCTGTTCTGGCTACGCGTATTAAGCGAGCTCATAAGCTCCATGGGCAGAAATTGTTGGTGGCCGATATACGGGAACATGAGCTCGCACAGCGGGCGGATCTGCTTGTACATCCAAAGCCAAGCACCGATATTATCTGGATTAGTGCGGTTACGAAGTACATTCTGGATATGGGCTGGGAAGCCAAAGAATTTCTTCAAAACAGAGTAAATGGCCTCGATGAGTACGTAAAATCGCTTGATAAATTTACATTGGCGTATGCTGAAGAACAAACCGGGCTATCGCAGGAGACGATGATACAGATTGCCACCATGATTCACGAAGCTAAATCTGTTTGCGCCTTGTGGGCGATGGGCATTACTCAGCATAAAGGAGCCACAGATGCGAGTACAGCGATTTCCAATCTTCTTTTGATTACCGGAAATTATGGGCGCACAGGTACAGGAGCTTATCCGCTTCGGGGGCATAATAATGTGCAGGGAGCTTGTGATTTCGGCACAATGCCAGCTTGGTTCCCAGGCTATGAGCCTGTACAGGATGCGAGCGTGCGTGAGCGGTATGAAAAAGCATGGGGTACGGCGCTTCCAACAGAACCTGGCCATGATAACCACCATATGGTAGAAGCGATGCAGGACGACCGTTTGAAAGCATTGTATTTATTTGGTGAAGAAATGGCACTCGTCGATGCGAATGCTAATTTTGTACAAAATGCTTTTGAAAAACTGGAGTTTTTCGTTGTGCAGGACATTTTCTTCAGCAAAACGGCCCAGTTTGCTGACGTTATCCTGCCGGCAGCACCAAGCCTTGAAAAAGACGGGACATTTGTGAATACAGAAAGAAGAATTCAGCGTTTTTATAAAGTAATGGAGCCGCTTGGAGATTCGAAGCCTGACTGGGAAATTTTCCAGCTGGTGGCCAACCGATTCGGTGCTAACTGGAACTACAAACATCCAAGTGAAATTATGGATGAAGCCGCTTCTCTCGCTCCTATCTTTGCAGGTGTTAACTACGAACGCCTGGAAGGGTTCAAGTCTCTTGTATGGCCTGTTGCAGCGGATGGCACCGATACACCTCTTCTGTATACCGAAAACTTTGCGTTTCCAGATGGTAAAGCAAGACTTGTTCCTGTTGACTGGACACCGCCATTCCGAGCAGGCGCAGACTTCGATCTACATTTAAATAATGGCCGTATTCTTGAGCATTTCCATGAAGGAAACATGACGCACCGGAGCAAAGGGCTGAACCACAAAGTACCGGATGTATGGCTTGAGGTATCTCCAGAACTGGCGAAAGAACGGAGTCTTGAGGACGGCACGTTAGTCGGCCTGACTTCTCCGTATGGGTATGTAGAAGTAAGAGTGATGGTGACCGACCGGGTAAAAGGCAATGAACTGTATCTGCCAATGAATACACGCGAGGATAACGAAGCTGTTAACTATTTAACGAGCAGCTACCATGATTATATTACGCATACACCGGCTTATAAGGAAATGGGTGTAAAAATGCAAGTGCTTGAACAAAAAGGCGAGCCGCCGCTGCCGAAACACAATCACCGGTATGGAAACAGGGTGCCGCAGATCAGCGTAAAAGTGGAAGAGAAGTGGAATCGGACAGACTTTACACCAATTAATGAGATGATTATTAAGGGGGATGAACATGGCACAGGCTATCCGGAAAATCAGCAAAAGAGTTCCTGA